The Pristiophorus japonicus isolate sPriJap1 chromosome 17, sPriJap1.hap1, whole genome shotgun sequence DNA window AGATTGAAATAGCTCTTAATTTAAAACATAATTATTTTTACTTGGCATTAAAAAGGATTAAAATTTTGATAAAAATGGATTAGGAAACCATCTGGCCACAGGGAAAAAAACAAAGATTTCTTCTTAAAATAGTGCTTTAATTACGTTTAGGGCATACCTGTAAATTGCATCACTTGTGTTCAACAGCCAAATGCATTAAATAACTAATTCAATTCTTGTTAAAATGATCGCTTGTGAAGTTGTTGCATTTGTTTGATTGTTTCTGTCAAGATGATGTGGATTTCTTTTTGTTTAACACAgaacaacatttttttaaataaatacaaATAATTTTGAAGAAAAGAATACGATGGAAGGAAGGAGTATTGTGAAAGGTACATTCTACCTCCTACTAACAATGATTGGAATCCCAGGTAATCTGACTATCATTGCATCGTTCATCCACATTGCCTACTGTGATCACAAGTTGCTCCCAGCAGATACAATAGTATCCAACTTAGCCATTGTGAATTTACTTGTGGTCTTGGTAAGGTGCATCCCAGAAACCACAGCAGCATTTGGACGAAAGCAACTCTTTGACGACTATGGTTGCAAAATTATAATTTTCATTTACAGAACCACCAGATCTTTGTCAATCTGGCTGACTTTTCTACTGAGTGGCTTTCAATGTATTACTTTAGCACCAGTCACTTCAAAATGGTCCATTGTCAAACGCCAAGCAGCAAAATACCTCGATGTTGTTCTTGCCATTCTATGGCTGCTGAATATGTCCTTAAGTACTCCAGCTGTGTTATTTTCTATTTCCTCAACCAATAACTCGACTAATAAAAAATTTGCCGTGAATCTTGAGTACTGCTTTGTGAAATTCCCCTCGCAGACAGTAAAGCTTGCCAATGGCGCACTGCAGACCTCCAGAGATGTCATTCCCATTGTCCTTATGGTAGTCACTAGTGCTTACATTTTACTAGTTCTATATAAACACAGACAGCAAGTAAAAGGGATTCGGAGCTCAAACAAAAACCAGGGATCCACAATTGAGACCCGTGCAGCCAAAGCGGTAGTCACTTTGGTTACTCTTTATGTTCTTTTCTTCGGCGTTGATAGCATTCTGTGGATTTACACCCTGACTGTCGCTAAAACCATGCAGACCTCTCTCATCTCAGACCTCCGAGTTTTTTTTTCCTCACTCTATGCATCAGTCAGTCCCATTGTAATTATTATTTCCAACAGAAAAGTCCACAGCAAATTTAAATGTACGAAAGCAAAACCAGAAGCAAAGCTGGCAGAAACTGTTCCTTCGCATATTTGAAAGTACAGACTAGATTAATTAAAATTATCGCAGTAAACAACACAACATTGAACATATTTCTGGATTGAAATTAATATTAATTTCTTATTCATTGTATAATTCACACCCATATTTAGAAATTCTCAATATTATTTATAAAGGCATAACTTTGAAAATTGTCATGCTGCATTCAGGATTGCAGGAATTCAAATGAATAAAATAATAGCAAAATAGTCCAATTGGTAATTTCATGTTTTAATTTATTCATTTGCAGGATTTGAGCATCACTGGCAtgaccagtatttattgtccatccttaattgcccttgagaaggtggtggtgagccaccgacttgaaccattgcagtcccgtgtggtcatggtactcccacagtgctgttagggagggagtcccaagattttgacccagcaacaatgaaggattggcgatatatttccaagctaggatgttgtgtgacttggaggtgatggtgttcccacgcacctgctgcccttgtcattgtaTTGGTAGGGgtccgcggatttgggaggtgttgtcgaagaatcCTGATCAAGTTGGGATAGAGGTCTCTTAATGGTTCTATATTGATGCCAGCATCAGTACGAAGCAAGGTGAGACTCCTTGGATGAAAAAGCCTCAGTCCACTTTGCTTCACAATCAGATTGGTTCTTCACCTTCAATTTATACTGAAAGTTTATTGTTGTTTGAAGTGGTTTAAACTTTACACTGACAATAAATATTTCAATTGTGAATCTACCATAACATGATCTTGTACATAAAAATAGTTGTAACCTACTAAAACATCGCATTAGCAATATTTTGTTTGTTTAAATAAAGTCTATTTGCTTTAATCATCAAAGTCGACATATAGCAGTAATTAGGTTATCCCCAGTTGGAATATACGTAACCGATCATTGGTAAAATGCCCCTCTGTTTCCCTCCCTTCATTCTCTAGTCTCTTGAAGAGGCTATCTGCTCTGCCAATTTTTGAATTGGATTATTCTTTCCTTTCTCCACACCCTTACATAATGGAAGCCATGTTCTACCTGCCGCATTGTACCCTCCATAATGCATTGTACCCAATATTTTATAACAATTGCTTTGGAGTCTATTATAATACTATGGAGTGGAAATTCGGGTGGAGGCTACTTAGGGCACTAAGGGCGGCGGGGCagtaaattttgtgccgggaaatggttttcCACAAAAGTCATcagctaggccctgagtgtggagcggagcactaagggaggcgttccacacct harbors:
- the ora2 gene encoding olfactory receptor class A related 2 yields the protein MEGRSIVKGTFYLLLTMIGIPGNLTIIASFIHIAYCDHKLLPADTIVSNLAIVNLLVVLVRCIPETTAAFGRKQLFDDYGCKIIIFIYRTTRSLSIWLTFLLSGFQCITLAPVTSKWSIVKRQAAKYLDVVLAILWLLNMSLSTPAVLFSISSTNNSTNKKFAVNLEYCFVKFPSQTVKLANGALQTSRDVIPIVLMVVTSAYILLVLYKHRQQVKGIRSSNKNQGSTIETRAAKAVVTLVTLYVLFFGVDSILWIYTLTVAKTMQTSLISDLRVFFSSLYASVSPIVIIISNRKVHSKFKCTKAKPEAKLAETVPSHI